The Amycolatopsis sp. NBC_01480 genome segment CGGCGCTGCGCCAGTGGATCTCCACCCGGCCGGAGATCGCCGAGCAGCTGCTGCGCGTGGTCGCCAGGAGGCTGCGCCGGACGAACAACATGGTCGCCGAGCTGATCTTCACCGACGTCCCCGGCCGCGTGGCCCGGGCGCTGCTGCAGCTCGCGCAGCGCTTCGGCAGCCAGGAAGCCGGCCTGCTGCGGGTCACGCACGACCTCACGCAGGAAGAGATCGCGCAGTACGTCGGCGCTTCCCGCGAGACCGTGAACAAGGCGCTGGCCGACTTCGCGCACCGCGGCTGGCTGCGGCTCGAAGGCAAGAGCGTGCTGATCCTCGACCCGGAGCGGCTGGCGCGGCGCGCCCGTTGATCCCCTGCGCGGGGTAACCCCCGCGGTTTTCCCGAAGGCCACCCCCGTTTCGCGCGGCGG includes the following:
- a CDS encoding Crp/Fnr family transcriptional regulator, with the translated sequence MDETLARAGIFQGVEPAAAEALAQTLESVEFPRGHVIFNEGEPGDKLYIIQSGKVKIGRKSPDGRENLLGIFGPSDMFGELSIFDPGPRTSSATTVTEVRAVTMDRPALRQWISTRPEIAEQLLRVVARRLRRTNNMVAELIFTDVPGRVARALLQLAQRFGSQEAGLLRVTHDLTQEEIAQYVGASRETVNKALADFAHRGWLRLEGKSVLILDPERLARRAR